A single genomic interval of Dyella sp. GSA-30 harbors:
- a CDS encoding DinB family protein: MPAPRDIQLLARYNQWMNDKLYAAVADWDDVALNEHCGAFFGSVFGTLDHLLKADTIWMKRFAEHPADFSALAPVHALTHPYLLTGPVHEDFPSLRAARIVMDETILAFAGQLTAAHCDQPLTYLNRAGESFERPLGFVLLHFFNHQTHHRGQITTLLSQAGIDVGATDLITLL, translated from the coding sequence ATGCCCGCTCCGCGCGACATCCAGCTCCTGGCTCGTTACAACCAATGGATGAACGACAAGCTGTATGCCGCCGTCGCCGACTGGGACGACGTGGCGCTAAACGAGCATTGCGGCGCGTTTTTCGGTTCGGTGTTCGGCACGCTGGATCATCTGCTCAAAGCCGACACGATCTGGATGAAGCGCTTTGCCGAGCACCCGGCCGATTTCAGCGCATTGGCGCCGGTACACGCCTTGACCCATCCCTATCTGCTCACCGGGCCAGTGCATGAGGATTTCCCCTCTCTGCGTGCTGCCCGGATAGTGATGGACGAGACGATTCTTGCCTTTGCCGGGCAGTTGACGGCGGCCCATTGCGATCAGCCGCTGACCTATCTCAACCGGGCCGGCGAATCGTTCGAGCGCCCGCTGGGCTTTGTCCTGCTGCATTTCTTCAATCACCAGACGCACCACCGCGGCCAGATCACGACCTTGCTCAGCCAGGCCGGCATCGATGTCGGTGCGACCGATCTCATTACCTTGCTCTAG
- a CDS encoding acyltransferase, whose product MKQVTQGRNPGIDALRGLSILLVVLHHIGLRIPFKKTMLADVLPMPVLRALNYNGYEAVFVFFVISGFLIAGNALHRWGSFRHIDARAFYARRFARIVPCLLALLVVLSVLHLLGVDDYVIHRDGQSLPGALLAALGLHLNWYEGVTGYLPGNWDVLWSLSIEEVFYLGFPLLCLLIRRDAVLIPLLMLLAVSLPWTRAALEANEIWQEKAYLPGMSAIAIGVIGAWLMPRLRLPRHGVLVLLVVGWAGLVCTFVAGGWIWQYIHNGYMLLLTLSALALLIAFAEQARRGDRKPLPGFGWLRSWGRLSYEIYLTHMFVVFAAVRAYRAFGGDERLGFLWYVPALPLCWLLGVAVERWLSLPAERWLRARLLPARTESSLASEPG is encoded by the coding sequence ATGAAACAAGTCACTCAGGGACGTAACCCGGGCATCGATGCCTTGCGCGGCCTGTCGATCCTGCTGGTGGTGTTGCACCATATCGGCCTGCGCATCCCATTCAAGAAAACCATGCTGGCCGACGTGCTGCCCATGCCTGTGTTGCGCGCGCTCAATTACAACGGCTATGAGGCCGTGTTCGTGTTTTTTGTGATTTCGGGATTCCTGATCGCCGGCAATGCCTTGCACCGCTGGGGTTCGTTTCGGCATATCGACGCGCGTGCCTTCTATGCGCGCCGGTTTGCGCGCATCGTGCCTTGCCTGCTGGCTTTGCTGGTCGTACTCAGCGTTTTGCATCTGCTGGGCGTCGACGACTATGTGATTCATCGTGACGGACAGTCGCTGCCGGGTGCGCTCTTGGCGGCACTGGGCTTACACCTGAACTGGTACGAAGGCGTTACCGGCTACCTGCCAGGGAACTGGGATGTACTGTGGTCGTTGTCGATCGAAGAGGTCTTCTATCTCGGCTTTCCGCTGCTATGTCTGCTGATCCGCCGCGATGCAGTGTTGATCCCGCTATTGATGTTGCTGGCAGTCAGCTTGCCATGGACGCGTGCCGCGCTGGAAGCGAATGAGATCTGGCAGGAGAAGGCGTATCTGCCCGGCATGAGCGCCATCGCGATCGGCGTTATTGGCGCGTGGCTGATGCCACGCTTGCGCTTGCCCAGACATGGTGTACTCGTCTTGCTTGTGGTCGGCTGGGCGGGTCTTGTTTGCACGTTCGTCGCGGGCGGCTGGATCTGGCAGTACATCCACAACGGCTACATGTTGCTGCTGACCTTGTCGGCGCTGGCCTTGCTGATCGCTTTTGCGGAGCAGGCGCGCCGCGGCGATCGCAAGCCGCTCCCTGGCTTTGGCTGGCTGCGTAGCTGGGGCCGCCTGAGCTACGAGATCTATCTCACGCACATGTTTGTCGTCTTCGCGGCGGTGCGCGCGTATCGCGCCTTTGGCGGGGATGAGCGCCTGGGCTTTCTCTGGTACGTGCCGGCACTGCCTTTATGTTGGCTGCTGGGCGTGGCGGTGGAGCGCTGGCTCTCGCTGCCGGCGGAGCGTTGGTTGCGTGCCCGCTTGTTACCGGCTCGTACCGAAAGCTCGCTGGCCAGCGAGCCCGGTTGA